The Spiroplasma litorale nucleotide sequence ATTTTTTAATACAACTTTCTACGTCTTTTTGATTGGTGTAGTCTTTTGCTTCTTTAAAGTTCATATGCATTATTGGTTTTATATCAGATAGAGTATTAATAAATTCATCTCTAATACTTTTAAACATTGGACTTACAGAAAAATAAATTCTTGAATTTTTTTCCTTTTAAGATAATCTATTAAATACTTTGATTTGTCATTTAATAACTTATAACCATCAAAATATATACAATCATAGTTTTTATCAACCTTTTTAAACCACTTTTCTTCAATTGTATTTTCAACACCGTTTTTTGTTATAAAAGTTCTTTCACCATTTGGAGTTATTAAATTTAAACAATATCCATTATCAGACTTACAATCTTTTAAAACTAATTTACTTCTAAGCTTTTTGACTTCTTTTTTTATTAACTTTGAGATATTTCCGTTACCTATAGGAATAAATAGTTCAATACTATTATTATATTTTTTAACTATTTTAGCAACATTATAAGCGCATCCACCAATTGTTTTCTCTTCATGGTTTGTTCTAACTTGTCCTCCGAGTTCAGGCAAGTTATTAACTTTTAGATTAATTTGATATAATGCAGATCCTATAACTAATATTTTCATTTTTACTTCATTTAAATATATTCAATTATAACAATTTATAAAAGTTATTAAATATGTTTTAACTTTATAAATTATTTTTTATTTCTTATAAAAAATATAAAAAATATATTATTATATAAATGTAAAAAGTGAAAGGTTGTTGTTTATTTTGTATTTACTACCAGATTGATGTTGACAAGAAAAAAACAAATTAAAATGTGATATCAATATAAAGGATTTTAATTTCAATCATTTTGAAACAAAAATTAATAAAAGCATTTACATTGATGATTTATTAAGAAAAAATATTTTAGACTACAATAGTTTGAACCTTGATGGGTTAATTTTGATTGATAGTTTTCCCAAGGAATTTGTGCATAAGCAAAACAATTATTTAGATAAGGTTATAGATCTATATGTAAATAAATTTATTAAAGATTATAATGAAGCAATTAATTTTGGAAATAATTATGAAGTTAGACAGTTGTTTATGAAGCACTGACTAAAACAAAAGACTGTTTCTGAATTAAATTTATTAGTTGAAAATATAAATTATGATATATTCAATATGAAAAAAACTCAAAAAAAAGAATTTAAAAAATATAAAATTTTAAAAGTAATTTAATATTTTTAAGTTTATAAAAATATTTTATAAACTTAAAAACATTTTTTTGTTTATATATATACTTATAAAAGGGGGATATATTATGAAAAAATTATTAAGTTTTTTAGCAGCCTTTTCAATGGTTGCAACATCAAGTGCCACTGTAATTTCTTGTGGTAATTCAGAAGGTGGAGAACAAAGTAGCACCAAAAAAGATTTAGCAACAGCTGTAAAGGAAAAAAATCTTGGATCAATAAAGGGTTCTAATGAAAAACCTACTGTTGATGATATAGTGAAGGCAATAAATGCAAAAAATAAGGATTTAAATTTAACTAAAGAAGATGTTAAATTTAGTGGAGAATGAACAATTAAAAAAGCTAAATTACAAGCAAATGAAACTTCAAAAAATTTTAGTGGAAGTGTTGAAGTAAATTACGAATATAGTGTTAGCAATGCTCAAAGAACACCTTTTGACATTGGATTAGTCTCACAAGTTATTGACAATAAAGATTTAGGTAAACTTGTTAGACCAAACTCTTTTAATGAAGGTTATTTAATGGTTTCAGATATTAAAAATAGGGAAAAAATACATAATGATTTAGATAGATTTATAAGAGCTGTTTTAGAAAAGGCAAAAGGATATTATGATATCGATGCTGATACTATAATGAAAATGATCCAAGTTGAGTATAAAGATAAAGATGGTAATATTATTTCAGAAGATAATAAGGAAATCACTACAATAAGAGGTACAATAATACCTGGTCATGAAGATGATATTGATGGATTCCATGTAACTGGAGAAGTAAACATAAAAATCAAACAATATGCTTCATTTAAAGAACAATACGATGTAACTAACCTTGGAGATATACTTTTCACAGATGTAAATGATAAATATTTAATTGAAAATGATTTAATCACAGCATTTAAAAGTAAAAATGAAAAACTTTCAAGTTTTGAACAATTAGAAATTAGAGAATATGACTTAGAAAAAGGTCAAGCAAAAATTGGAGTACAAATAAATGGTGATTATGATCAAAACCCAGTAAGTATTTCATTTAATAAATCCAATAAACCAGAGGAAGGAAAAATTGGAAAATTTAATTTAGATGAATTTAAAGGGGTTATAAATATGCCATTCTCACAAGAACAAGAAGTTAATGCCGAATCATTAAGTGATTATTTAAATACAGTCGACAATGCAATGGAATTTTGACAATCATTTGTTTCAAATTCAGGAAAATATTTCTTTATTGGACAAAAATCTCAGGAATCAGAAGCAAGTAGTGCTAAGGATGGAACTGTAGATTTAGCACAATTTAAAAAAGATTTTGCAGGAATTGCTGATTTTAGTGTTAATCAAGAAAATACCGAAATAACACTTTCATTTAAAACAACAGCGCTAAATAAATATAGTGGTTATCAAATAAGCGGTAAAACAGTAATTGAAATTGAGTAATTTTAAAAAACAAAAAATAAACTTATATGAAATTGTCAATTAAAATTGACATTAAAAAGATACTTTCTCCATACGAATTTCGTATGGAGTTTTTTTATGTTTTAATAAAGGTCTAACATAATTATAAAACTCTATATAGTCTGAGATAATTTTATAAATATTTGAATGATGTAGTTCTTTTACTTTATATGTATATATACATTCATTTTTAAAAGTTCCAAAAAAAGACTCACAGGCACCATTATTTGGTGAATTTCCTCTTCGTGACATAGAAATATTTATATTATTATTTTTACATAATCTTTCTCAAGTTTCATTTGTATATGGTGATCCTTGATCTGAGTGGATTATCTTTGGTGCACCTCTTTTTTTAATGGCGCTTATTAAATTTGTATGACATAATTTATTATTAGGACTAACCGATAACTTTCAATCAACAATTTCTGAATTAAACAAATCTTTTATAACAGATAGATAAACATTTCCATTAATAGTTTTTATATAAGTTACATCTGTTACTCATTTTTCATTTAAATTTTAGAATTAAAGTTTCTATTTAGTAGATTTTCAAATCTTAATGGACCTGATTTATCATAGTTTGGAACTTTCTTTTTCTTTGCTGCTTTTAAACTCATTGTTTTCATATATCTATAAACAACTCAAGGGTTTAATCTTTCTTTAAAGTATTTGTTTAAAAATAAAGTTATCATATTATAACCATATCTTTTTTTAAACAAGTAAAAAAGGCATCTTATCTTAATTGCTAAAATTCTATTATAATTTTTATACTTTGGTTTTCCGTTTTTAAGTCATTTTAAATATCCATACCTTGAAACTTTTAAATATAAATAAGATAATTTCAAAGAAAACATTCTTTTAACATTAAAAATGGCGAAGTACTTTTCCTTAGTCGTCTTCGCCAAATGCTTTTTTAAAGCTCGTTCCAGTTTCAAAGCCTCTCTTAATTCTTCACGCTCATATCATCAGGTTCTTTAAAAATTCAATCATGAGATTTAAATTTTTTGATATTTCCTTTTGCTTGTGTTCCACTACCTCATTCAAGAGCGCCTTCACCTTTAACTTTTACCTCTGATTTTCATCTTTTAATTGTGCTAGTACTAATATCAAACTTTAATGCCGTATTTAAAATACCAATTTTTTTTGATTCATTAATTATATTAAGTTTTTCATTTTTTGTTCATTCTTTTGCCATATAAAAAGAACACCTTTCAATAAAATTTTAACAATAAAAGTACTTTTTTACTGTCAATTTTATTTTAGATTTTCAATAACAAGTTTATTTTTTTTATTTTTTTTGTAAAAAAGTCTGTTTTTATGTTTTAATTAAACCAGTTATATAGGATGGCTATATACAAATACAAGAGGTAAAAATGATATTTTTAAAAAGAATAGAAGCTTTAGGCTTTAAATCTTTTGCTGAAGAAATTAAACTTGATTTTGATTTTTCAATGACTGGAATAGTTGGACCAAATGGTAGTGGAAAATCAAATATAAACGATGCCATAATGTGAGCTTTAGGAGAACAATCTTATAAGACTTTACGTGGTGATTCTATGGAAGACATTGTTTTTTCTGGAAGTAGTGAAAGAAAAGCTTTAAATTTAGCAGAAGTAACTCTTGTATTTGATAACTCAAATAGATCATTTAGTTCATTGGATTTTAATGAAGTTGCCATTACTAGAAAATACTTTAAATCAAGTAAAGAATCTGAATATTACATTAATAAATCAAGAGTAAGATTGAAAGATATACAAGATATCGCTTTAGAAACTGGTTTAACCAAATCGAGTCTTGCAATTATTTCACAAGGATCAATAAGTAATTTTGTAGAATCTAAACCTGAAGACAGAAGAAAACTTTTTGATGAAGCAGCTGGTGTTGCTAGATACAAAAAGAGAAAAGAAGAAGCAATAAGAAAGTTGTCAAGAACTCAAGAAAATTTAGATAGAATAAATGATATTATAAATGAAATTGAAAGAAAGTTACCAAGCCTACAAAAACAATCTTTAAAAGCTAAAGAATATAGTGAAACTTTTGAGGAACTAAAAAAAATTGAGGTTTCTGTACTTTTAAATGACATTTTATTGTACAAAAATAAACTAGAAGATTTATCTAAAGAAAAAGCTGATATTCAAACAGAAATTAATATATTAGAAAAAAATATTAGCAAAAGTACTTTAGAATACAATCAACTTAGATCAACTAGTGGTGAAAATGAGAAAGAGCTTTCTAAACTTAATAAGGACTTCACAAAAATAGTTGAAAAAATAAGTGAATTAAAAGTTGCAAAGATTACATTAGAATCAAAAAAAGAAAAGTCTAGCATCGATGACAATGAATATAAAATATCAGATTTAAAGTCACAGTCAAAAGAAATTGAAGTTCAAATTGATTCTGAAGAAAGTAGACTTGCAAAACTTTTAAATGAAAAGCATGATAAAAAAATAAAAGTTGATGATTTGTCTTCTAAAAGATATAAATTAAATAATGAATTAGAACATATAAATAAAACAATTTCTAAATTAGAGGTATTAATAGAAAATTTAATTATTAAAAAAAATTCATTAGATAATTTATTTGATGGTGTAAAAAATATTTTAGAAAATAAAAATATACTACCTGGTATTATTGGAACAGTATCTGATTTTATAAAAGTTAAAAAGGAACATGAGTTAGCAATCTCTGAAGCTTTACAAAATAATTTACAAAATATAATTGTAAAAAATACAAACAACATAAAAAATGCAATAGAATTTTTAAAATCTAATAAGGGAGGGTACGCCACTTTCTTACCATTGGATACTCTGAGAGCAAATTATATTAATGACGAACTTAAGTTTGTTATAAAAAATACAGATGGATTTATAGGTTTTGGAAATGAAATTGTTTCAATAGAAAAAAAATACAAAATAATAGTTGATTATCTATTGTCTAATTATTTGTTTGTAAATAATTTTGATAATGCAATAAATCTTTCAAAAGTTACAAATTCTAAATTTCATATTATTACTTTAGATGGCCAACGGATTCTTCCATATGGTGCAGTTGTTGGTGGAAGCAAAAAAAATAAAAATTTGAATTTATTTGATGCTAATAAAATTGAACAACTTGAAGAAGAAAAAAAACAATTAATTATAAATCAAGAAGAAATTGAAAAACAAATATTAAATCTATCTGAAGAAATTGATTTGCAAAGAGAACACCACAATGAAATTCAAGCATCGATTGCAACATCTAAAAAAACATCAGAAAGTTTAGAAAAACAATTAACAAAAATAAAAGATGAGTTTAGGATTTTAACAGGAAAAGAATTAAGTAGTGAAGAAATAGAATATAAATCAATTGATGAGCAAATTATAAAATTAATTGAAGAAATTGCTGAATCAAATAATTTAAAACAAGAAATTGAAAAAGAAATTAATGTTATTAGATCATTAAAAGATCAATCAAGCCAAAAACAAAATGAGTTATATAAATCTCTTGAAGAAGATAGAAATATGTTAAGTGTTTTAAAAGAAAAGTATTCATCAATTAACTCTGATAAAAATTTATTATTAGAAAAAGAAACTAATGCAAAAGCACATCTTGCTCAAGATTATAATATGACTTATGAAAATGCTTTAAAAATAAAAGAAAATAAATTAGACAACGAAAAAGAAGTAAGAGAAAAAATTAAAGAGCTAAGATTAAAAATTACAAATTTAGGTAATATAAATCTTGATTCAATCCAAGAATATGAAGAAGAAAATTCAAGATATGAAATGTATTTAAATCAATCTAATGAAATTTATGAGTCAATAAAAAATTTAAAAGGTGCAATAGTTGATATGGATCATCAAATGATTGACCAATTTAGAAAAATAATTACTGATGTAAATAAAGTTCTTCCAGAAACATTCGCAACCTTGTTTGGGGGAGGCAATGCCTCAATAATTTATACAAATCCCGAAGACATTCTTAACACAGGTATAGACTTAAAATTAGCACCACCAGGAAAAAAAATATCAAACTTAAATTTATTAAGTGGTGGTGAAAAATCAATGGTTGCACTTTCGGTATTGTTTTCAATATTAAAAGTTAGACCAATACCTTTGGTTATATTAGATGAAGTTGAGGCTCCTTTGGATATAGCCAATGTTGAAAGGTTTGCAAAATATATTAAGACTTTTATAAATAATACACAATTCATTATTGTAACTCACAGAATTGGAACAATGGAAAATTGTGACAAACTATTTGGTGCAACAATGGAGCAAAAAGGTATTACTAAAATAGTACAAATTAAATTAGTTGATGCAAAAAAAATAACTAATAGTAATTAACTATTAAAGGAGAATATTTAAGTGAGTAAAAAAATTAGTGTTTCTCTAGTAATTTTTTTAATAATAATGTTAGGATTTTGAATATGAACTTTGGTTACTCCAAAAAACTCAATTGTAATTGGAGGAAGTACAAGTGTTAACCCATTCATGCAGCTATCTACTAAATCATATAGTGAGTATGAGTCTGGTGGGGATTTTGTTTATAATTCAACAGGTAGCCAAGCTGGTGTTGGTGGTGTTGAAAAAGGAATGTATGCTGCAGGATTTATATCTAAAGATGCAAAAAAAGATACTTTGACAAGTGGGAATAGTTTTGTTGAAAATTCATTTAGAGAAGTTCAAAGCAATGAAGAAATAGAAGAATATATAAATGAAATTAAAAAGAAAGAAGTTTCAAAATCAAATGGATATCTTTCAATAAAATTTGCAATTGATGCAATAGGTATAATTTTTAATTCTCCTAGTTATTGAAAAACAAAAATTAATAATATTTCAATTGATGATTTAGTTAACTTTAAATTATCAAACAGAAAAGAGAATGAAAACTTTTTATCTATTTTATATCAAGGAAATATAACATGACATGATTTTGCAAATGATTTACTAAATAGTTATCAAAATGTAAATGATTTAATTGAATTTAACAACAACAACTCATCAGAAGGTGAAGCAAAAATACCAACTTATACAAGAGAAGATGGATCGGGTACAAGAAGTGCTTTTTCTGATATTACTAAAATAAAAAAAATGCCAACATCAAATGTAGTTAACTCAAATGGAGCAATGATAGAGCAAATAAGATTATCTTCTGGTTTTGGATATGTTTCTAATGGTTTTATTCAAAACATTGATCCTAATAGTGGAATTAAGTTAGCCGGAATTGATGGTAAAAAATTAGCTTCACCACTAACTGAAGGCAATAAACCCTATGAGTTAGACACTTTAACATTAGAATGAAAAGAAAGCAAAACTTTTGAAAACAACGATGATTTTATAATTTCTAAAACTGGTTATACTTTTAAAAGACCTTTCATATGTATAACAAATATTTTGGGTTCGAACTTTGATAGCATAATAAACTTCTTTAAATACTTGAATAGTTTATCTAATGATGAAAGTAATCCTTTTAAAAAAGAAGGTTTAGTTAAATCGATTATATTTAATGAACTTCAAGAGAATAAAGGAAGTTAGGAGAATTATGAAAGATAAAAATAGAACAATGAAAAAATATAAGTCTAAACTTAAAAAAATTGATGTTGCTTCAAAAAATCTAATAATTTTCATGACTGTGATTGTAATATTGATTTTAGCAATATTGGTTTCATTTATACTTTACAAGTCAGTTACATTTTTTAAAGAATTCCCTTTCTTTAAATTTATTTTCACAGGGGAATGAGCTCCTGGAAAAGACGGATCAACTGATTCAAGTTATGGTATAGGTAGAATTATATTGTCTACATTAATGATGTTATTTATATCGCTGCTATTTGCAATCCCATTAACAATTTTTAGTTCATTATTTATATGTGAATATTTAAAAGGGAGAACTAAAAAATTTGTAATATTATTTATACAATTACTTGCAGGTATTCCTTCAGTTGTATTTGGATTATTTGCAATCGATCAAATTGGACCTATGTTTGTAAAAATGGGTGCACCAACTGGTGCAAACATGATGACTGCAAGTTTAACTCTATCATTTATGGCATTGCCAACAATGATAGCACTTTCAATTAATGCAATTGAAGCAGTTCCTGAAGGTCATAAGTATGCTTCGTTAGCACTTGGTATGACTAAAGAAAGAACTACATACAGCGTTGTTCTAGTGTCAGCTACTCCAAAAATAATCACCGCTATTATAACAGGTATTGCAAGAATTATTGGTGAGACAATGGCTGTTATACTAATAGCAGGTAACTCTGCTAGAGGTTTAAACACAGATGATGGCTTTTTAGGATTTTTATTTTCATCTATTAAAACTTTAGCAGGTACAATAGGATTAGAAATGCTTGAAAATAATGGTTCTACTCATGAATCATCTTTATATGCAATTGGTCTTGTGTTATTTATTGTAGTAATAGTCATAAATTTAATTATTATCGCAATTGGTAATGTTGGTAACAGAAAAAATAATAAACATAAGAAAAATAAAAAATTTGCAACAACTGGTTTTAACAAAAATTATTCTTATGATCCACATAAATTAGATGTTTTAGTAAAAACAAATACAGAATCAAGATTCTGAAAAAAAACTCACAGCTTAACTTTAAAAACATTTATGATAACTTCTACTGCAATAATAATAGGTTTTATATCCTGAATATTATTAACTGTAATTTTTAAAGGTGTTATGAATTTTAACTATCATTCATTTTTAGAGATTTCAGGACAAAGGTCTGGGATATTTGCATTATTACTTACAACAATACTTTTGGTAATATCAACAATAATATTTGCAATTCCTTTATCATTATTTATAGCTTTATATTTAGCTGAGTATGCACATAAAGATAGTAAATTTGCAAAAGTAATTAGATTTAGCATCAATGTATTGGCATCAACTCCAAGTATTGTTTTCGGAGTTTTTGGTTTAAGTTTATTTGTTACAGCTATTGGTTTACCTATGTCTATATTTGCAGCAAGTTTAACAATGACAATCGTTATAATGCCAACAATGATTACATCGTTTGAAGATTCAATTACTTCTGTACCAACTTTATACAAAGAAGCGGCTTATGGAATAGGAATGTCTAAGACTGGGGTTATGTTTAAGGTTGTTATACCAAACTCACTTAAGGGATTTATGACAACAATTATCCTTTCGATTTCAAGAATTATTGGTGAATCTGCGCCTGTATATTTAACATTGGGTACTGCTGTTAGAATGCCAAGTGATGGATTCTTTTCTTCTGGAGCAACTTTAACAACTGAAATTTATATGCTAGCATCTGAAGGTAGTTCTGCTGAACTTTTAGGAACTGCTTATCAAATTGCGTTTGTTACAATATTATTAGTTCTTGGTCTTATATTTTTAAGCAGATATATAAGTAATAAATTAGATCCACTTCATAAAAAAATTACATTTAAAAATAGATTTATTCTACTTTATAACTCAATATTTAAATATAATTATAAAAAAGGTTTCAAAAGATTATTAAAAAATATTAGAAGAAGATTCAAAAAATTATGAAGGTTAATAAATTTTAAAAATATAAGAATTTATTATAAAAATAGTAAAATAAGAAAAAAAGTTATTAAAGATATAATTAAAGATTCTAAAAAAAGAATTGATTCAAAATAATAGGAGGTTAGGTTATTATATGCCAAAATCAAATGAAAAAGTAACACTAAAAATAGATGAAGATTTAAATCAAGAAGAAATTCAAGAAATCTCAGAAGATCAAATATATACAAAATCTCCTCAGAATCTTCCAATTAGCAAGAGACAAGAAGTAATTAAAATAAATGATTTTAATTTTTATTATAATAGAACTAAACAAGCACTAAAAAATATTAACATGAATATAAAACAAAACACTGTAGTTGCATTTATTGGACCATCTGGGTGTGGTAAATCTACTTTAATTAGATCTATAAATAGAATGAATGACTTAGTTAATAATATTTATTTAGAAGGTCAAATTGAAGTTAATAATATAAAAATATATGAAAAGGGAGTTGATGTTGTAAATCTTAGAACAAATGTTGGAATGGTTTTTCAAAAAGCAAACCCATTTCCTATATCTATATATGATAATGTAGCTTTTGGACCAAGAAACCAAGGTGTAAAAGATAAGGCTGCTTTAAATCAAATTGTTGAAGACTCGTTAAAAAAAGCTGCTTTATGAGATGACGTAAAAGATTATTTAAGAGACTCAGCTCTAAGTTTAAGTGGAGGACAGCAACAAAGGTTATGTATTGCTAGGGCAATTGCAATGAAACCTAAAATACTTTTGATGGATGAACCAACAAGTGCATTGGATCCAATTGCCACTTTAAAAGTTGAGGAATTAATATTAAAATTAAAGAAAGAGTTTACAATTGTTATAGTAACTCACTCAATGGCTCAAGCAACCAGAGTTAGTGATTATACAGCGTTCTTCTTGAATGGTGAGTTAATTGAATATGATAAAACAAAAAAAATATTTACAAATCCAAAAAATAAAAAGACAGAGGACTACATTTCAGGTAGATTTGGATAGTAGAAAGGAAAGTGAAGCAAATGTCATACAATAAAATATTAGATAGAGATATAGAAATAATAAAAAAAGATTTATTATCAATTATAGAATCTACAAAAGCGCAATACGCAAGTACTTTTGATTCATTAAAAACAAAAAACTATCAATTAGCTCAAGAAGTTATAGATAATGATATTAAAATAAATGATATGCAAAATAACTTTACAAGAATGGCTTTATGAAAAATCGCAAAACAACAAATGGTTGCAGGAGACCTTAGATTAGCAGTTGGTGGTGTTTTAATTTGTAGGGAAGTCGAAAGAATTGCTGACGTTGCAAAAAATATTTGTTACTTTTCTTTAAAATATAAACCTGAAACAATTGAGCTCCAACAAATTTCTAAAATGTTTAATCTTGTAAATAAAATGCTCAATATTATATTAAATTTAGTGGAAAACTTTAATGAAGATCAACACAAAAAAGTAATTGAAGTTGAAGAACAATTGACAAATGAATTTAATGATATAAACAAGACTTTAGCTGAAAAAATATTAAATTCAAAAAATAAAGAAGATGCCGTTAAAATAATAACTATTGTTAAACAATTAAAAAACTTAGAACGTGCAAGTGAACAACTTTTAAATATTGAAGAAACTGTACATTTTATCAGAACTGGTAAATTTGAAGAGTTACAAGAATTCATTAATATGAAAAATGAAAAAAAATAAATTTAATATCTATAATTACTAAAATTAACTTATTTATTAAATATCTGTTTAAATTTAAATAGTGAAAAATAAATTCTACACTAGAAATAGGTGTAGAATTTTTTATGTCAAAAAATTTAACTATTGAACAATGAGTCAAAATAATAAATGTATTTAAAACAGAAGGAATAATAAAGGCGGTAATTAATTACAAAAAAATAAAAGGGAAATTTATAAAATATTCTTATAATATTCAAAAAAGAATAAGAATTAAAGCTAATTTACTAGATAATTATGGTATAAAGTTTATTAAGAAAAAGCTGATCAGGCAGACCGAAAAAAAGAGATGACTCTGATATACCTGGTATAATCGGTGATTTAAATGAGGAACATAAAAAAGAAATTATTGAAGATTGAATTAAATTTCAACGAAATAAAAAAGATAAAAATGCATTAAAAGGCTTAATTACTTTAAATATTAATATTAAGTCTAGAATATTAAAACTCCATAGAACTTCTTTTTATAAAAAACAAATTTTAAGAATTTATAAATTGGATTATTTAAAAAAATAGAGGAAAAATATTGATTGACTCAAAATTTATTTATGGAAGTAGAAAAATTGCTATTTTACTAGGTGAATAAGGCATTACAATCAATGATAAAACTTTAAGAAATTATATGATAAGATGAGGATTTTTTATTAAAACAAGAAGAAGAAAAAGAAGCCAGGAGTTAAAAAATACAAGTGTAAAATTTGTGGACTTAGTAAAAAGAAATTTAACCCTGAAATGGGTAATATAATTGCAACAGATGTATCATATATTCCTGGATTAGTAAAAGGAAATAATTTTTATCTTTCTGCAGCAATCAGTCATAAAACAAAGAAAATTGAGTCTTGGTTATTATCAGATAGAAATGATTCTGAATTAGTTGTAAACACAATTAAAAAAATTAATAAAACTAATTATATCTTGCATTCAGATCATGGTACTTAATATTCAAGTGTAAAAGTTCAAGACTTATTAAAAAGGCTTAATTGTAAAACATCCATGAGTAGAATCGGTAACTCTCTTGACAATAGAGAAATTGAATATTTCTTTGGTTGTTTAAAAGGAGAATATTTAAATCATATGTCTACTTAGAAAATGAGTTACAATGAAATAAATGATCATATTAATTGGTACAACAATGAAAGAATTCAAAAAAGATTAATTTGAAAAACGCCAACTAGTGTTGGTGTTAAAATATAATAATTCTAGAATTTATTTTCCCACTTTATATTTACAAAGAGTTTTTTAAATTATATTTATTTTTTTTCTAGTGACATTATAAGTGGTATATCAAAGTATTTTTCATTTAATGAAAAAGTCACTATTCCTTTGTTATAGTCAAAAGATTCAATATTAAAAAAATCATAGCTTTTCTTATCATAACTATTTAAATACACTTTTTTTGATAATCAATTTGAAATATTAAATTTAATAACTTCTAAGTCTTTTGAAAAATTAATTTTATTATCTATATTTTTTCTTATTTGCATTGATCTTCTTTTAAAATAAAATTTAATATTACTATTACATAAAAAATCAGCTTTTAGATTATTATCTAATTCTAAAGTTTGATTAATTGCATCAAAATCTAAAAATTCAAAAAATTCATTTATATCATTTAGATACAATAACTCATTTCCATACCAATCAATAAATCCCTTAAATTTATTTTCTATATTATGTTCAATTTCCATTTGAACATAATTGTTTTTATCAATATAAATAGGATTCATTTTTAAATAATCTTGTGTATTTTTAA carries:
- a CDS encoding PfkB family carbohydrate kinase, whose translation is MKILVIGSALYQINLKVNNLPELGGQVRTNHEEKTIGGCAYNVAKIVKKYNNSIELFIPIGNGNISKLIKKEVKKLRSKLVLKDCKSDNGYCLNLITPNGERTFITKNGVENTIEEKWFKKVDKNYDCIYFDGYKLLNDKSKYLIDYLKRKKIQEFIFL
- a CDS encoding lipoprotein, whose product is MKKLLSFLAAFSMVATSSATVISCGNSEGGEQSSTKKDLATAVKEKNLGSIKGSNEKPTVDDIVKAINAKNKDLNLTKEDVKFSGEWTIKKAKLQANETSKNFSGSVEVNYEYSVSNAQRTPFDIGLVSQVIDNKDLGKLVRPNSFNEGYLMVSDIKNREKIHNDLDRFIRAVLEKAKGYYDIDADTIMKMIQVEYKDKDGNIISEDNKEITTIRGTIIPGHEDDIDGFHVTGEVNIKIKQYASFKEQYDVTNLGDILFTDVNDKYLIENDLITAFKSKNEKLSSFEQLEIREYDLEKGQAKIGVQINGDYDQNPVSISFNKSNKPEEGKIGKFNLDEFKGVINMPFSQEQEVNAESLSDYLNTVDNAMEFWQSFVSNSGKYFFIGQKSQESEASSAKDGTVDLAQFKKDFAGIADFSVNQENTEITLSFKTTALNKYSGYQISGKTVIEIE
- a CDS encoding IS3 family transposase is translated as MNEKWVTDVTYIKTINGNVYLSVIKDLFNSEIVDWKLSVSPNNKLCHTNLISAIKKRGAPKIIHSDQGSPYTNETWERLCKNNNINISMSRRGNSPNNGACESFFGTFKNECIYTYKVKELHHSNIYKIISDYIEFYNYVRPLLKHKKTPYEIRMEKVSF
- a CDS encoding IS3 family transposase → MKLERALKKHLAKTTKEKYFAIFNVKRMFSLKLSYLYLKVSRYGYLKWLKNGKPKYKNYNRILAIKIRCLFYLFKKRYGYNMITLFLNKYFKERLNPWVVYRYMKTMSLKAAKKKKVPNYDKSGPLRFENLLNRNFNSKI
- a CDS encoding AAA family ATPase → MIFLKRIEALGFKSFAEEIKLDFDFSMTGIVGPNGSGKSNINDAIMWALGEQSYKTLRGDSMEDIVFSGSSERKALNLAEVTLVFDNSNRSFSSLDFNEVAITRKYFKSSKESEYYINKSRVRLKDIQDIALETGLTKSSLAIISQGSISNFVESKPEDRRKLFDEAAGVARYKKRKEEAIRKLSRTQENLDRINDIINEIERKLPSLQKQSLKAKEYSETFEELKKIEVSVLLNDILLYKNKLEDLSKEKADIQTEINILEKNISKSTLEYNQLRSTSGENEKELSKLNKDFTKIVEKISELKVAKITLESKKEKSSIDDNEYKISDLKSQSKEIEVQIDSEESRLAKLLNEKHDKKIKVDDLSSKRYKLNNELEHINKTISKLEVLIENLIIKKNSLDNLFDGVKNILENKNILPGIIGTVSDFIKVKKEHELAISEALQNNLQNIIVKNTNNIKNAIEFLKSNKGGYATFLPLDTLRANYINDELKFVIKNTDGFIGFGNEIVSIEKKYKIIVDYLLSNYLFVNNFDNAINLSKVTNSKFHIITLDGQRILPYGAVVGGSKKNKNLNLFDANKIEQLEEEKKQLIINQEEIEKQILNLSEEIDLQREHHNEIQASIATSKKTSESLEKQLTKIKDEFRILTGKELSSEEIEYKSIDEQIIKLIEEIAESNNLKQEIEKEINVIRSLKDQSSQKQNELYKSLEEDRNMLSVLKEKYSSINSDKNLLLEKETNAKAHLAQDYNMTYENALKIKENKLDNEKEVREKIKELRLKITNLGNINLDSIQEYEEENSRYEMYLNQSNEIYESIKNLKGAIVDMDHQMIDQFRKIITDVNKVLPETFATLFGGGNASIIYTNPEDILNTGIDLKLAPPGKKISNLNLLSGGEKSMVALSVLFSILKVRPIPLVILDEVEAPLDIANVERFAKYIKTFINNTQFIIVTHRIGTMENCDKLFGATMEQKGITKIVQIKLVDAKKITNSN